In Leptospira montravelensis, the genomic window GATGGAGGCAGAAGAGACGCTACGACCGTAGGTAAAAATGGTTGGATTTTTGAAGGTTGGGCTTGTGCGCCTGACGCAGCTGCTGCAAAACGTGGTGAAAGCCCTGCTGAATATTGCAAAGGAAAAGAAAAAGAATTCGATTATCTTTACATGAAATTTTCTGCACGTGCTTCTGATAAAGCTATCAAAGCTAATTCAGTTGCAATGAAACAATCCACTTGCCGTGAAGCAGCTCGTCTTCAAGTTGCTGGTGATGGATTGAAAAAAATCTTAGGTGAATACTTAGAACAAGCATCTGGTGTATCTGATGGTCAATCCACAGGTTCCGTAATTGTTTCTGAATCAAAAGGTATCATCAAAGGTGTTGGGGTTTACGACTGCTGTTCACTTAACAACGAAACAGGAATTTGCGCAAATGTTGGCGAACCTGAAACTTGGGAAGAATGTCAGTGTGTTGGATACTTGCGTTATATGGGCGGACAAA contains:
- a CDS encoding lipoprotein LipL21; protein product: MKKSLIVCASLIAFVVSCGSNDGGRRDATTVGKNGWIFEGWACAPDAAAAKRGESPAEYCKGKEKEFDYLYMKFSARASDKAIKANSVAMKQSTCREAARLQVAGDGLKKILGEYLEQASGVSDGQSTGSVIVSESKGIIKGVGVYDCCSLNNETGICANVGEPETWEECQCVGYLRYMGGQKALEAKATAAQ